From Actinosynnema mirum DSM 43827, a single genomic window includes:
- a CDS encoding VWA domain-containing protein — protein sequence MSDEMERWRLVLGSAADGCAGGLGGDALDRDVALTWLYERDDGLDERDVRRSGSGDSVLRVVDWLDDVHRLFPRRTVERLERDAVETYGITEVVTDPGVLERVEPSVALLRAVMRTKHLMNPAVLAMARRIVEAVVRDLMARLAREVRRSFTGARSRRRSNFKQARNFDFRGTIRANLAHYQPETRRISIEEPRFTSRTRKHLDSWQLVLVVDQSGSMAGSVIHSAVTAACLWNLPGLKTHLVAFDTQVVDLTSDVTDPVELLMKVQLGGGTDIAKAMTYAAGLVENPRRSIVVLITDFYEGGDERKLVRVVRDLAAQGTQVLGLAALDEEASPAYDRDMAQRLANVGAHVGAMTPGELAEFVAERMG from the coding sequence GTGAGCGACGAGATGGAGCGGTGGCGGCTCGTCCTGGGCAGCGCCGCCGACGGGTGCGCGGGCGGGCTGGGCGGCGACGCGCTGGACCGCGACGTCGCGCTCACCTGGCTGTACGAGCGGGACGACGGTCTCGACGAGCGGGACGTGCGGCGCTCGGGCAGCGGCGACTCGGTGCTGCGGGTGGTGGACTGGCTGGACGACGTGCACCGGCTGTTCCCGCGCCGCACGGTCGAGCGGCTGGAGCGGGACGCCGTCGAGACCTACGGCATCACCGAGGTCGTCACCGACCCCGGCGTGCTGGAGCGGGTCGAGCCGAGCGTGGCGCTGCTGCGCGCGGTCATGCGCACCAAGCACCTGATGAACCCGGCGGTGCTCGCGATGGCGCGGCGCATCGTGGAGGCCGTGGTGCGGGACCTGATGGCGCGGCTGGCCCGCGAGGTGCGGCGCTCGTTCACCGGCGCCCGCTCGCGCAGGCGGTCGAACTTCAAGCAGGCCAGGAACTTCGACTTCCGGGGCACGATCCGCGCGAACCTGGCGCACTACCAGCCGGAGACGCGGCGGATCTCCATCGAGGAGCCGAGGTTCACCTCCCGCACCCGCAAGCACCTGGACTCCTGGCAGCTGGTGCTGGTGGTGGACCAGTCCGGGTCGATGGCCGGATCGGTGATCCACTCGGCGGTGACGGCGGCGTGCCTGTGGAACCTGCCCGGCCTCAAGACGCACCTGGTCGCCTTCGACACCCAGGTGGTGGACCTGACCAGCGACGTCACCGACCCGGTCGAGCTGCTGATGAAGGTGCAGCTGGGCGGCGGCACGGACATCGCGAAGGCGATGACGTACGCGGCGGGCCTGGTGGAGAACCCGAGGCGGTCGATCGTCGTGCTGATCACCGACTTCTACGAGGGCGGGGACGAGCGCAAGCTGGTGCGCGTGGTGCGGGACCTGGCCGCGCAGGGCACGCAGGTGCTGGGGCTGGCGGCGCTGGACGAGGAGGCGTCGCCCGCCTACGACCGGGACATGGCGCAGAGGCTGGCGAACGTCGGCGCGCACGTGGGCGCGATGACGCCGGGCGAGCTGGCGGAGTTCGTCGCGGAGAGGATGGGGTAG